A window from Zingiber officinale cultivar Zhangliang chromosome 7A, Zo_v1.1, whole genome shotgun sequence encodes these proteins:
- the LOC122001758 gene encoding transcription factor bHLH49-like isoform X1, which yields MRRQRQQGSALIKEGSFGVPDLEEMSSWLVDPGGYFGPALGCMMSSQSANFAASGKPGLVLQRAARGFRLEGENYGLGGSHFELISTCSQPPMGDGFQAEHLESSIQAPWLNGVKSEVKNGELGICREETSMSDPICASGEASLRKRKENDITLPKSVPDEEDCTTKRHRHIENNAEIASQSDGSRNDEQKQGKEGNVEPSEPPKDYIHVRARRGQATDSHSLAERVRREKISQRMKLLQDLVPGCNKVTGKAGMLDEIINYVQSLQRQVEFLSMKLATVSPDIDFNGLMNLQPEDMIQICGHVPSSVYPSLHQNLNSHHQPHINGYGNASSQVGDFWEDDLQSVVQIGMGQSQSFHCGRKKNSQENSRLLK from the exons ATGCGAAGACAACGCCAACAG GGCTCAGCTTTGATAAAGGAAGGATCTTTCGGTGTTCCTGACCTGGAAGAGATGAGCTCGTGGCTGGTGGATCCCGGCGGCTATTTTGGACCGGCGCTGGGCTGCATGATGTCGTCGCAGTCGGCCAATTTTGCTGCCTCCGGTAAGCCTGGGTTAGTGTTGCAGAGAGCAGCTAGGGGTTTCAGGCTCGAAGGTGAGAACTATGGCTTGGGCGGCAGCCATTTTGAGTTAATTTCAACATGTAGTCAACCTCCGATGGGTGACGGGTTCCAAGCTGAGCATTTGGAGAGCAGTATTCAAGCTCCATGGTTGAATGGAGTGAAATCGGAGGTGAAAAATGGCGAATTGGGGATTTGCAGAGAAGAGACTTCCATGTCTGACCCAATATGTGCCAGTGGAGAAGCAAGCttaaggaagaggaaagaaaatGATATCACCTTGCCAAAATCG GTGCCAGACGAAGAAGATTGCACCACAAAGCGACATCGTCATATCGAGAACAATGCGGAGATTGCTTCGCAAAGTGATGGCTCCCGGAATGATGAACAGAAGCAGGGAAAGGAAGGCAATGTCGAGCCCTCTGAACCTCCAAAGGATTACATCCATGTCAGAGCTAGAAGAGGCCAAGCAACTGACAGCCATAGCCTAGCTGAAAGA GTGCGAAGAGAGAAGATCAGCCAAAGAATGAAGTTGCTACAAGATCTTGTACCAGGCTGCAACAAA GTGACTGGCAAAGCCGGAATGCTCGACGAGATCATAAACTATGTCCAGTCATTGCAGCGCCAAGTCGAG TTCCTTTCGATGAAGCTGGCCACCGTAAGTCCAGATATAGATTTCAACGGCTTGATGAACCTCCAACCGGAAGAT ATGATTCAAATTTGTGGCCATGTACCAAGTTCAGTTTATCCATCATTGCATCAAAATTTGAATTCCCACCACCAGCCTCACATCAATGGATATGGAAATGCTTCGTCTCAG GTAGGCGATTTCTGGGAGGATGATCTCCAGAGTGTTGTTCAGATTGGCATGGGACAATCTCAGAGCTTCCATTGTGGTAGGAAGAAGAATTCACAAGAGAACTCTCGGCTGCTGAAATGA
- the LOC122001758 gene encoding transcription factor bHLH49-like isoform X2 — translation MSSWLVDPGGYFGPALGCMMSSQSANFAASGKPGLVLQRAARGFRLEGENYGLGGSHFELISTCSQPPMGDGFQAEHLESSIQAPWLNGVKSEVKNGELGICREETSMSDPICASGEASLRKRKENDITLPKSVPDEEDCTTKRHRHIENNAEIASQSDGSRNDEQKQGKEGNVEPSEPPKDYIHVRARRGQATDSHSLAERVRREKISQRMKLLQDLVPGCNKVTGKAGMLDEIINYVQSLQRQVEFLSMKLATVSPDIDFNGLMNLQPEDMIQICGHVPSSVYPSLHQNLNSHHQPHINGYGNASSQVGDFWEDDLQSVVQIGMGQSQSFHCGRKKNSQENSRLLK, via the exons ATGAGCTCGTGGCTGGTGGATCCCGGCGGCTATTTTGGACCGGCGCTGGGCTGCATGATGTCGTCGCAGTCGGCCAATTTTGCTGCCTCCGGTAAGCCTGGGTTAGTGTTGCAGAGAGCAGCTAGGGGTTTCAGGCTCGAAGGTGAGAACTATGGCTTGGGCGGCAGCCATTTTGAGTTAATTTCAACATGTAGTCAACCTCCGATGGGTGACGGGTTCCAAGCTGAGCATTTGGAGAGCAGTATTCAAGCTCCATGGTTGAATGGAGTGAAATCGGAGGTGAAAAATGGCGAATTGGGGATTTGCAGAGAAGAGACTTCCATGTCTGACCCAATATGTGCCAGTGGAGAAGCAAGCttaaggaagaggaaagaaaatGATATCACCTTGCCAAAATCG GTGCCAGACGAAGAAGATTGCACCACAAAGCGACATCGTCATATCGAGAACAATGCGGAGATTGCTTCGCAAAGTGATGGCTCCCGGAATGATGAACAGAAGCAGGGAAAGGAAGGCAATGTCGAGCCCTCTGAACCTCCAAAGGATTACATCCATGTCAGAGCTAGAAGAGGCCAAGCAACTGACAGCCATAGCCTAGCTGAAAGA GTGCGAAGAGAGAAGATCAGCCAAAGAATGAAGTTGCTACAAGATCTTGTACCAGGCTGCAACAAA GTGACTGGCAAAGCCGGAATGCTCGACGAGATCATAAACTATGTCCAGTCATTGCAGCGCCAAGTCGAG TTCCTTTCGATGAAGCTGGCCACCGTAAGTCCAGATATAGATTTCAACGGCTTGATGAACCTCCAACCGGAAGAT ATGATTCAAATTTGTGGCCATGTACCAAGTTCAGTTTATCCATCATTGCATCAAAATTTGAATTCCCACCACCAGCCTCACATCAATGGATATGGAAATGCTTCGTCTCAG GTAGGCGATTTCTGGGAGGATGATCTCCAGAGTGTTGTTCAGATTGGCATGGGACAATCTCAGAGCTTCCATTGTGGTAGGAAGAAGAATTCACAAGAGAACTCTCGGCTGCTGAAATGA